In Paenibacillus sp. FSL R7-0345, a single window of DNA contains:
- a CDS encoding TetR/AcrR family transcriptional regulator, translated as MGRKQSFTETELLDTTKKLVLEHGYDGFHLKLLSQHLSGARSTIYQYYSNKEEIVAACMKRVMVKVLEKALAIDETDPMDALEQLLLVYVEESALHQLLGNAGKINVANSSAAARDLEFIDEAHMTLKVQLSRLFECAQQNKGLRQDIPLPVLIGVFFNLIDTPNMMNIPAPDWGKLLFQMWMGGAKS; from the coding sequence ATGGGAAGAAAACAGTCTTTTACGGAGACAGAACTGCTTGATACGACAAAAAAATTAGTGCTTGAGCATGGGTATGACGGTTTTCATCTCAAGTTACTCTCACAGCATCTGTCAGGAGCCAGAAGCACTATTTATCAATATTACTCTAACAAAGAAGAGATTGTCGCTGCTTGCATGAAGCGCGTAATGGTAAAGGTATTAGAAAAGGCATTAGCCATTGATGAGACAGATCCTATGGACGCCCTCGAACAGCTGCTTCTCGTTTATGTGGAAGAATCTGCGCTACATCAGCTTTTGGGAAATGCCGGTAAAATTAATGTTGCTAACTCTTCAGCGGCAGCGAGAGATCTTGAATTTATTGATGAGGCGCATATGACGCTCAAGGTTCAATTATCTCGTTTATTTGAATGCGCACAACAGAATAAAGGATTGCGGCAGGATATTCCACTTCCTGTACTTATTGGTGTGTTTTTTAACTTGATCGATACCCCTAATATGATGAATATCCCTGCTCCTGATTGGGGAAAGCTGCTGTTTCAAATGTGGATGGGAGGGGCCAAGAGCTAG
- a CDS encoding ABC transporter permease: MFLAVKELMHSKMRFLMIVIIFVLLAWLVFILSGLGNGLSTLAASTFKTMKADYVIFEEGSQSSMSKSLLSDQMIEEAKLLPNVIAAAPMGSTMATALKEQSAKNEDKLDIAVIGINPGSFLEPAVVEGEGLSAENPAGVIVNSTMKEEGYAIGDTFQLDGTTQSLTIIGFVENQTYNHVASVFTPMTEWRKIAFAAPGSDKGITGPVNAIMLQGKDIDPDVMDSKLTGTDTVTRSEAVQGMPGYKEENGTIFMMLAFLLAIAAFVLGVFFYVITMQKTNQFGIMKAIGASNRFLSKAIVSQVFVLSLTSIVVGILLTYGTAAIMPKGMPFKLEPGLVITYSIILLIIAMLSSMVSVRKITKIDPLKALGRVE, encoded by the coding sequence ATGTTTTTAGCTGTTAAAGAACTGATGCATAGTAAAATGAGATTTTTAATGATCGTCATTATTTTTGTACTGCTGGCCTGGCTGGTATTTATCTTATCCGGTTTAGGGAACGGGTTATCTACGTTGGCTGCGTCAACATTCAAAACCATGAAAGCAGATTATGTCATTTTTGAAGAGGGCTCGCAATCTTCGATGAGCAAATCGCTGCTGTCTGATCAAATGATAGAGGAAGCTAAGCTGCTGCCTAATGTAATTGCTGCCGCACCTATGGGGAGTACGATGGCGACAGCGTTAAAGGAACAAAGCGCCAAAAACGAAGATAAGCTGGATATTGCGGTCATAGGCATTAACCCGGGAAGCTTCCTGGAGCCGGCTGTTGTGGAAGGGGAAGGCTTGTCCGCTGAGAACCCTGCTGGTGTCATAGTGAATTCGACTATGAAGGAGGAGGGCTATGCCATCGGTGATACTTTTCAGTTAGACGGCACGACGCAATCATTAACCATCATAGGATTTGTCGAGAATCAGACCTATAACCATGTGGCATCTGTATTTACCCCGATGACTGAATGGCGGAAGATTGCCTTTGCGGCTCCGGGTTCAGATAAAGGTATTACAGGGCCCGTTAATGCCATTATGCTGCAGGGCAAGGACATTGATCCAGACGTAATGGACAGCAAGCTAACAGGTACGGACACGGTTACCCGGTCGGAAGCTGTTCAAGGAATGCCGGGTTACAAAGAAGAGAACGGCACTATTTTCATGATGCTTGCCTTTCTGCTTGCTATCGCCGCATTCGTGCTTGGAGTGTTCTTTTATGTAATTACGATGCAGAAGACGAACCAGTTCGGCATTATGAAGGCTATAGGTGCTAGTAACAGATTCTTGAGCAAAGCCATCGTATCGCAAGTGTTTGTGCTTTCGCTGACTAGTATCGTAGTTGGAATCTTACTGACTTATGGAACAGCAGCCATTATGCCGAAGGGTATGCCATTTAAGCTGGAACCTGGCCTTGTCATCACTTATTCTATTATCTTGCTAATTATCGCAATGTTAAGTTCGATGGTATCTGTTCGAAAAATTACAAAGATTGATCCGCTCAAGGCGCTCGGGAGGGTTGAATAA
- a CDS encoding pyridoxamine 5'-phosphate oxidase family protein, translating into MSKFDEAMKLLDEQAGNKDGLITLSTIALEPGANGKSRPASRIVDAYYEDGAFYTVTYATSGKMLQIAQNPEVAVCIIVENFTANGIGENLGWVCDEKNAEMMTKLRTIFAGWYNEANNDEDPNTCLLRIRLTKGLWYDAHKGIRNEIDFVNKTAT; encoded by the coding sequence ATGAGCAAATTTGACGAAGCCATGAAGCTGCTGGATGAACAAGCGGGTAATAAGGATGGGCTGATCACACTGTCCACCATCGCGCTGGAACCGGGTGCTAACGGCAAAAGCCGTCCCGCCTCACGCATTGTAGATGCCTATTATGAAGACGGCGCATTCTACACCGTCACTTACGCAACCTCAGGCAAGATGCTGCAGATCGCCCAAAACCCTGAAGTCGCCGTTTGTATCATCGTCGAGAACTTTACGGCCAACGGGATCGGTGAAAACCTGGGCTGGGTATGTGATGAGAAAAATGCGGAGATGATGACCAAGCTGCGCACAATATTTGCCGGGTGGTATAACGAAGCCAATAATGATGAAGACCCTAACACCTGCCTGCTGCGCATTCGCCTGACAAAGGGCCTGTGGTATGACGCCCATAAAGGCATCCGGAATGAGATTGATTTTGTGAATAAGACGGCAACTTAA